One genomic region from Sulfuriflexus mobilis encodes:
- the thiS gene encoding sulfur carrier protein ThiS: MKIVLNGENHEIPETCTAAALVEQLQLGGKRIAMEVNMEIVPRSEYASYPLNAGDRVEIVHAIGGG; encoded by the coding sequence ATGAAAATTGTACTAAATGGTGAAAATCACGAGATTCCAGAGACTTGCACGGCCGCCGCGCTGGTTGAGCAATTGCAGCTCGGTGGCAAGCGTATCGCTATGGAGGTCAACATGGAGATCGTGCCGCGCAGTGAATACGCCTCTTATCCCTTGAATGCAGGGGATCGGGTCGAGATCGTCCACGCCATTGGTGGGGGTTAG
- a CDS encoding thiazole synthase, translating to MSQAPQTPTIDKPLVIAGVEYQSRLLVGSGKYKDLEETRLATEASGAEIVTVAIRRSNIGQNPDEPNLLDAIPLDKYTLLPNTAGCYSAEDAIRTCRLARELLDGHSLVKLEVLGDEKTLFPDIVQTLQAAEVLVKDGFQVMVYTNDDPIIARRLEEMGCVAVMPLAAPIGSGLGIQNPNNILTIVENARVPILVDAGVGTASDAAVAMELGCDGVLMNTAIAGARNPVLMASAMKKAIEAGREAFLAGRIPRKRFASASSPIEGTIF from the coding sequence ATGAGTCAGGCCCCACAGACCCCAACTATCGACAAACCCCTCGTTATCGCCGGTGTCGAGTACCAGTCCCGGCTATTGGTGGGTTCGGGTAAGTACAAAGACCTCGAAGAGACCCGCCTGGCCACCGAGGCCAGTGGTGCCGAGATCGTCACCGTCGCCATCCGCCGCAGCAATATCGGCCAGAACCCGGACGAGCCGAACCTGCTCGACGCGATCCCGCTGGACAAATACACCCTGTTGCCGAACACCGCCGGTTGTTACAGCGCCGAGGATGCCATACGCACCTGCCGCCTGGCCCGTGAACTGCTCGACGGCCATTCACTGGTAAAACTGGAAGTGCTGGGTGATGAAAAAACCCTGTTCCCCGACATCGTGCAAACGCTGCAGGCCGCCGAGGTGCTGGTGAAGGACGGCTTTCAGGTTATGGTTTACACCAATGATGACCCGATCATCGCCCGGCGACTGGAAGAGATGGGCTGTGTCGCGGTGATGCCGCTGGCCGCGCCGATTGGCTCCGGCCTGGGTATCCAGAACCCGAACAACATCCTCACCATTGTCGAGAATGCCAGGGTGCCGATCCTCGTCGATGCCGGTGTCGGCACCGCCTCGGATGCCGCCGTGGCCATGGAGCTCGGTTGTGACGGTGTACTCATGAACACCGCCATCGCCGGTGCCAGGAATCCGGTCCTCATGGCCTCGGCCATGAAGAAGGCCATCGAGGCAGGGCGTGAGGCCTTCCTCGCCGGGCGTATCCCACGGAAGCGTTTCGCCAGTGCCTCCTCGCCGATCGAAGGGACTATTTTTTAA
- the trmB gene encoding tRNA (guanosine(46)-N7)-methyltransferase TrmB → MSESEQKPFLRRIRSFVRREGRLTPGQQRALDELWPRFGIEHNETPLDLDAIFGRVAPRVLEIGFGNGASLLKMAQDNPGTDYLGIEVHRPGVGNLLLNIEREGVTNIRVMSEDAVDILKQQIPDASLDRVQLFFPDPWHKKKHHKRRIVQPDFVQLLYKKLKPGGRFHMATDWQHYAEHMLEVMTAAEGFKNISATNDYVERPGSRPLTKFEQRGHRLGHGVWDLIFEKIDA, encoded by the coding sequence ATGTCTGAATCAGAACAAAAACCATTTCTCCGGCGCATCCGCAGCTTTGTGCGTCGCGAGGGCAGATTGACGCCCGGTCAGCAACGCGCGCTGGATGAGCTGTGGCCGCGGTTTGGCATTGAACATAATGAAACGCCGCTGGACCTGGATGCGATTTTTGGTCGTGTGGCACCGCGTGTGCTCGAGATCGGCTTCGGTAACGGTGCCTCCCTGTTAAAGATGGCACAGGACAACCCGGGCACAGACTACCTGGGTATTGAGGTACACCGTCCCGGCGTAGGCAACCTGTTACTTAATATAGAACGTGAAGGCGTAACAAACATCCGCGTTATGAGTGAGGACGCGGTGGATATCCTCAAACAACAAATCCCCGATGCCAGTCTCGATCGGGTGCAGTTATTTTTCCCCGATCCCTGGCACAAGAAAAAACATCACAAGCGGCGCATCGTGCAGCCGGACTTTGTGCAGTTATTATATAAAAAGCTGAAACCGGGCGGCCGGTTCCACATGGCCACCGACTGGCAGCACTATGCCGAGCACATGCTTGAAGTGATGACAGCGGCTGAAGGTTTCAAAAATATATCAGCCACAAATGACTATGTAGAACGCCCCGGGTCACGACCGTTGACGAAGTTTGAACAGCGCGGCCATCGCCTCGGCCATGGTGTATGGGACCTGATATTCGAAAAAATAGACGCTTAA
- a CDS encoding KAP family P-loop NTPase fold protein: MKIVIPQLLVEESESFQNDLFERQPFGDALLNVVDRSNGELVISIDGQWGEGKTTFVKMWQGHLKNSNISSVYIDAFSNDYIDDPFISISSAITSFVESNELDDQASEEFKDKAKKVGGKLISWTARLGVKAATLGLIKDTEIEELNDIKGDIAKDTSSLVNKFIEERLESHNADIELMSSFRNALSELPSAIPNNENKPLVVIIDELDRCKPTYAVDLIEKVKHLFAVPNIVFVLVMHKQQLEESVKCIYGQNIDANAYLQKFIHIETTIPKRVGTRHTNDLGRYCRRLLELHELETWGDDRNIVDCVESLANHFNVSLRQLEKVFTNIAILYGSSSERHLRLVPIIVFLSILKVINYSIYVRLQNSSVTYEEICKETGLTDEIDADQNEHSEKLKWLMMWIKYSLMPDGEFNSLDEEDRLRDFGQSLWEYGVDRHNLIPIFIQQLNMFRVE, translated from the coding sequence ATGAAAATCGTCATACCTCAATTATTAGTAGAAGAATCTGAGTCATTCCAGAATGACTTGTTTGAGAGGCAGCCATTTGGCGACGCCTTGCTCAATGTTGTGGATAGAAGCAATGGTGAGTTGGTTATTTCCATTGATGGGCAGTGGGGCGAAGGCAAGACAACTTTTGTAAAGATGTGGCAAGGCCACTTAAAAAATTCCAATATATCTAGCGTGTACATAGATGCATTCTCTAATGACTATATTGACGATCCATTTATATCAATATCTAGTGCCATAACTTCATTCGTAGAGAGTAATGAGCTTGATGACCAAGCATCAGAGGAATTTAAGGATAAAGCCAAAAAAGTAGGCGGCAAACTAATTTCATGGACCGCAAGATTGGGCGTAAAGGCGGCAACGCTCGGGCTAATCAAAGATACTGAAATTGAAGAGCTTAATGATATAAAAGGTGACATTGCCAAAGATACATCATCGTTAGTTAATAAATTTATAGAAGAGCGCCTTGAATCGCACAATGCTGATATTGAACTCATGTCATCGTTTAGAAATGCACTATCAGAGCTACCTAGTGCTATCCCGAACAATGAGAACAAGCCATTAGTTGTCATCATCGACGAATTAGATAGGTGTAAACCAACATACGCTGTTGACCTCATTGAAAAAGTCAAACACTTGTTTGCTGTTCCAAATATAGTATTTGTTTTAGTAATGCATAAACAACAACTGGAAGAGTCAGTAAAATGCATTTACGGTCAAAACATTGATGCAAATGCGTACCTTCAGAAATTCATCCATATCGAGACAACGATCCCTAAACGTGTTGGCACAAGGCATACAAATGATCTTGGGCGGTACTGCCGGAGGCTATTAGAACTTCACGAGTTGGAGACTTGGGGTGATGATAGAAATATTGTTGATTGCGTTGAGTCTCTCGCCAATCATTTCAATGTCTCATTACGCCAACTAGAGAAAGTATTTACAAACATAGCAATACTGTATGGGTCTAGCTCGGAAAGGCATTTACGCTTAGTTCCGATAATTGTGTTTCTCTCAATATTAAAAGTGATTAACTATTCTATATACGTACGACTCCAGAACAGCAGTGTCACTTATGAAGAAATATGCAAAGAAACCGGCCTTACCGATGAGATAGACGCAGACCAGAACGAGCATAGCGAAAAACTAAAGTGGCTAATGATGTGGATTAAGTATTCTTTGATGCCTGATGGTGAATTTAACTCACTTGATGAAGAAGATAGATTGCGTGATTTCGGGCAATCACTCTGGGAGTATGGGGTTGATAGGCATAATTTAATACCTATTTTCATTCAGCAGCTCAACATGTTCAGAGTCGAATAA
- a CDS encoding GNAT family N-acetyltransferase — translation MNSIAYVKFNEISSNQFMPLLNKQKLRKHLMGHDLFNESTTKEWMESKVKVDSSHGCKVRAILIDKQLAGWCGIQLEDGKYEISIVIDENYWGLGKKIFRDVMAWAKDFGHKTVYIHFLYTRPEYKFLRKISKNVYESELFGNKFTTYELAVS, via the coding sequence ATGAACAGCATAGCTTACGTAAAGTTTAACGAAATAAGTTCTAATCAATTCATGCCATTGTTAAATAAACAAAAGCTTAGAAAACATTTAATGGGCCATGATTTATTTAATGAAAGTACAACAAAAGAATGGATGGAAAGTAAAGTAAAAGTAGATTCTTCTCACGGCTGCAAAGTACGAGCTATCTTAATAGATAAACAGCTTGCTGGCTGGTGTGGAATACAACTTGAAGACGGAAAGTATGAAATTTCTATAGTAATTGATGAAAATTATTGGGGGCTTGGTAAAAAAATATTCAGAGATGTAATGGCTTGGGCAAAAGATTTTGGCCATAAAACAGTATATATACACTTTCTCTATACGCGACCAGAATATAAATTTTTAAGAAAAATATCTAAAAATGTTTATGAAAGTGAACTGTTTGGTAATAAATTTACAACGTATGAGCTGGCGGTAAGTTAG
- a CDS encoding methyltransferase family protein, which translates to MQKDSAHKSIWQTTDAMILITLFISVILDKFVINIEIASIPTSLRLVVGILFVFVGLLIITLAKKEFYKEKQPSGPGKPTKKMVNSGVFKYSRNPLYLGVIITIIGLGFSFHNYWLVVLVLPLSIVIHYALIIPEEQYLVDVFGNSYKEYLKNVRRWL; encoded by the coding sequence ATGCAAAAGGATTCAGCACATAAATCAATATGGCAAACAACAGATGCTATGATTTTAATAACACTGTTTATTAGTGTTATATTGGATAAATTCGTTATTAATATAGAAATAGCATCTATACCAACATCATTACGCCTGGTTGTTGGAATATTATTTGTATTTGTTGGTCTATTAATAATAACTCTTGCTAAAAAAGAGTTTTATAAAGAAAAACAGCCTTCAGGTCCAGGCAAGCCAACTAAGAAAATGGTTAATAGTGGTGTTTTTAAATACTCAAGAAATCCACTTTACCTAGGAGTTATTATAACTATTATTGGCCTAGGCTTTAGCTTTCATAATTATTGGCTTGTAGTTTTGGTTCTTCCATTAAGCATAGTAATTCATTATGCATTAATAATACCTGAAGAACAGTATTTAGTAGATGTATTCGGTAATTCTTATAAAGAATATTTAAAAAATGTCAGGCGTTGGCTATAA
- a CDS encoding adenylate kinase: MSKVVVFGKPGGGKSTLSRKLSAETGIKLCALDLIEYKKNGERVSPEEYSKKHADLIDADNWIIEGLGTLESFWLRIDAADTLIYVDLPYYVGYWWVTKRLLKSLFVKPEGWPEGCSVLKGTFAGWKYLRLSPKFWTPEFFEEIQLRGKGKDIYRITSVKEINNFARQFGSTDVRI, translated from the coding sequence ATGAGTAAGGTTGTTGTATTTGGGAAGCCTGGAGGAGGAAAATCAACGCTGAGTAGAAAGCTTTCTGCTGAAACAGGTATTAAACTGTGTGCGTTAGATTTAATCGAGTACAAGAAAAATGGTGAGCGTGTTTCACCTGAAGAGTATTCAAAAAAGCACGCCGATTTGATAGATGCTGACAACTGGATAATTGAAGGGCTTGGTACATTAGAATCTTTTTGGTTGCGTATTGATGCCGCAGATACACTCATTTACGTTGATTTACCGTACTATGTGGGCTACTGGTGGGTTACTAAAAGGCTGCTAAAGAGCCTATTTGTAAAACCGGAAGGGTGGCCAGAAGGGTGTTCAGTTTTGAAAGGTACATTTGCAGGCTGGAAATATCTGAGATTATCGCCCAAGTTTTGGACTCCCGAGTTCTTCGAGGAGATTCAGCTTCGTGGTAAAGGTAAAGATATTTATAGAATTACATCGGTTAAAGAAATTAACAATTTTGCAAGGCAATTTGGTAGCACCGATGTTCGTATATAA